The genomic segment TCTTAAACaaattatctttcttttctctatgaaaaaaagaaaacaaaaaaaggtttttCTTATGGAATATTGTCATTAAGCTATATATTGATTGTAGAACTTAGAAGATACGTAGATTTGGCAAGTTAGTCGTTTAATTACCTTTGTGCTTTGATAAGGAAGCAACTCGACCGCACGTGTAGAAATtagaatgaaaacaaatatgtttCTTGACAATTTTCACTTAAATATACATTATCTTTAGACAAAAGTAACACTATTTTTCAAACGTCAAATGATGTCTTTTCTCTCCCCCACACTGAACACAACATCCCTTTTCCTGTTTAGCATAGTCGGAGgtgtaaaattgaaattaatgtaGAAACAATaagaattcaattttcaaattttgactAAAGTTGTGTACTTGCATTTGAACTCATCGTGGAGATAGGCTTCTATCATGTGCAAGACACCTAGACTACTTTCTTATTAATCATTATTGCAAGAGTATTTACACCTATACCTATTCTCATAAGTTGTACacattaatttcctttttttatttatttataccttGTTTATCTTGTGTTTTGCAAGTGTTATTAAAGATGGATGATCTATCCTAAacctaattgatttttaaaaaaagattgcatGATCCGAAGAAAACCATATATTTGGATCAAACAATTAGTTGACATGGTGATCAATTGGATTGATGAATCGgtcacttatttatttttattttagaagtaAAGAaactaatgataaaaaaaataaaaaatatgattgtgtgtatatatattaatgaatcTCCTAATTATGATACaaggaaaattttaaaaagcattgctcaaattacaaatgaaaaaagatttgcTTGAAGCCCTTCAAATCCCACCAAAGTCACAAATTAGTTGGTCggatttcaattttcaatgacGTGATTTTCCCCAATCATATCGCATTTCGCCTGCAATATCTTAAAAGTGCCCCCCCTTGCTATATTACTTTTATGCTTTCCAATTACAAGGCGCAGAATTGATCATAACTCTTCTTTCAACTCTATAATCCTACATATTAGGAAATGCAAAGCAGCTGTAAAAAGATGGACTGGTGTTGTGACTTGTAGTCGAAAGGTTAATCAATACAAAAGGAATTGATCATTAATGGCTTTCAACATAGTCACAATTGCTCATGTAAACTCAACAAATTGAAGATGGTATTAGGGCTTTTTCTACGGAGacgtctttatatatatatatatatatatatatatatatagagagagagagagagagagagagagagagagagagagagagaattcaCGCATACTGAATTAGGTCTCTATACCTCGAACAAAATTTGTAAAACAGGACTTacaaccatcaatattaatgagCATAAAGAGTCGAACTTAAGAACACATAAAAAGCATACCTCTTGGCTCCATCCACTATACCTATTCAGCCACCCGAATTAGTTGAATGTTCgtcaaacatttttatttttgagaaatgATTTGCTAACACTACTCTCTTACAACCATTTAGTAACAAAACGGTGTCACATTGTTTTCCACCACATGTTTAAGAGCATTTTAATattgcatttaaaataaaaaaatattaaattaattttttttaatgttttttgatgatcttaatgtgatgttgttaaaaattaaaaataaaatataaaaaaaatattattttaatatattttagataaaaatatatttttaaaaaacattacataccacaatactaaacatACACTACAGGACATATTTTTGGAAAATTTTAGGGTAATTGTATGGTTTAGTCCCTCTTTgtcaaaagaaagaataaaagaaactatttcatttaaaaagttttaattaggatctttttatgaattttttcttttcctttatcaaaattaaaatacatctctttcctttatttctcataaaaaaacaaacttttagaAATTACTAAGTATTTTTAAACTCGAAagatcatataaatatatattgctCCTTTGAACACtttaatagaaataaataaatctattaaaaacAACTGTACTTTTCAAGATCCTTATTATACATAATGTTGCggtctctctcttcttttcacaGTCCTCAATTATCTCCTTTTCTCTACTTTTCACAGTCCTCAATTATCTCCTTTTCTCTACTTTTCACAGTCCTCAATTATCTCCTTTTCTTAACAGTTAGGGATCCAACTGTAACATAAATAAAGTTTTggtaattattgaaaatattagGGATTGAAATagacattttttttgaaaagttgctAATTCTTTTAGGTATTCAGAAAAACCATCATGTCAACTCATCGATTACGATAAAcgaaattttgtaattttttcttttgcaatatATATCTCGACATCACATGGATTTacaagaggttttttttttttaaaataaaagctaataaaatcataatatacTGCATTTGAAATAAACTATACAGCAAAATATCAATTCTATACCATCTAAAAACCATAGTATACTGCAATTTAAGACATTTCTAGATAGCGCAATGTTCCTTATTTTCATCCAAAGGAATCAATACAGGATGCAGTACATATAGGTTTTggtcaaatatttataaaatcaaaacccatcTAAGAGATTTGTGTACAAATCCAACGGTTAATGTCATTAATGCAAATTAAGACACATTACCTGTTAATTAGCAAATGGGATAACAGACTACAAATATTACAAAGGACACTTGAACGTGGAGATGACGAAATAGCTGATGGAATGGTGGAGTAAGAGTGCATTCAGGGAGTGGGGTTGTGTATGAAAATGGGAagagtttccttttctttttcttttttcttttttaatgttttgggcTGTTTTGATGGGGTTCTGTCCTTCGGTCATTTATCATTCTCTTTCACTCATTTTTTGTGTACTCGCATAAACCAGAACAAGCCATTTTAGTTCCCATGTCCCATTCATGAACCAATGGTGGACCCTGGAATCTCTTTCTCTCCCTCCATACATGGCTgtgcatatttatttatatataagcaCTTGGGGTGGGAAATATAAAGGTGGTTGTGGGGCTTTGAGTCTTTACAAGTAATAATATTGGCGAggcttaatttgttttagtgGTGTAAACTTAGCTATAGTCAGCGAGCTAGCTAGTACTGTGTGCAGTATGGGAAGGCAACCTTGCTGTGACAAACTTGGGGTCAAGAAAGGTCCATGGACAGCCGAGGAGGATAAAAAACtcatcaatttcatcctcaccAATGGCCAGTGCTGTTGGAGAGCAGTCCCTAAGCTTGCAGGACTCCGACGATGCGGCAAGAGTTGCCGGCTTCGTTGGACTAATTATCTTCGCCCTGACTTGAAGAGAGGGCTTCTTACTGAAGCAGAAGAACAGCTGGTTATCGATCTTCATGCTCGTCTTGGCAATAGGTTAGATCTCTTCTCCATGTTATCTCCTTTTATGTTGATGATGACATGCATCAAAGCATACtgtttaaatattttggttgttttattAATGGTGTCTGGTGGGTGGTGTGTCTTCGTGGGCATGTTTTTCTGCTAACATATGCGGAGGACGTTAAAAAATTTTCTACTGTGAAGGTTAAGCTTGTCTTCTATCAGAAGGTTGAAAGATCAATATGCACTGCATtttgaattgaagaaaatgCTCCTAATCGTGACCTTAATTAGATTTCCAAAAGATATTATATGCTTGATTGTGATAACATCTCAGATTTTGCACAACCAATGGTATCTGAAACAAATATATCTTGTTGTATTCTTATgacaaaagaaggaaaaaaagtggAATACATGACAGGGCCataaagtttcaataaaaagtgTCATATGGATTTGCAAGTTGGTATAAAGTGCTAGAATAATTATGCCACCGATCATggtattataaattattcatcATTTCTTATAGTTCATTGCCTGCTTATATTACTGCTTCCTTAAGATGCAAGTGATGGATaacttttaatgaatttttggtctttgattttgaaattgaagctaaatattgtgtgttttttttttaattaattaggtggTCCAAGATTGCAGCTAGATTGCCTGGAAGGACAGACAATGAGATTAAGAATCACTGGAACACTCATATCAAGAAAAAGCTACTCAAGAGGGGAATCGATCCTGTTACACATGAACCCTTGCACAAAGAAGCCAGGCCTGAAGAAAGTTCATCGTCTCATGCTGATATTTTGCCGGAATCTAGTAACAACAATGTTATGCAAGAAAATGATGGCATCGTTATTAATTCGGACGATAATCCAAGATCACCGACTGAAAATTCTTCTAGTCCAGAGGATTCGATCTTGTTAGATAGTATTTGCAATGATGAAATGTTACTGAACAGCTTGTGGATGGACGAGCCTCCGCTAGTTGATGCATCATGGAACAATATAATTCCTCCGGCTGCGGCGAATACTAACGACGACACGGGTTATCCTTCATGGGAGGAAAATTACACATGGTTATCGGACTGTCAAGATTTTGGCGTTCACGACTTCGGGCTCGAATGTTTCGACAGCATGGAATTGAGCGCACTTAGCACATTAGAGATGGAACACAAGCACTAGATTATACGTGTGTACGCTAGAGCGATGATGAGAAGATTTTACAGTGTCAAATATGAACATGTTACAAAGTATCATGTGTAGCTGAAGTTAGGTTTCTCAGGGTTGAATTTTATCTGTAGTATGTTTCATCAGATGAAAATTATTACTGGGTAGGGTCGAAGTAAACCGGTCGTCTTCAGAGGTTTCTCACCAACCCAGTCAAACAGTGATATCAaaccaaaatcattaaaaatgtGACGTTTATTTGTGCTTGACAGATGTTGTGATCTCAGATGTAAGAGATAGGGACAGGCTCTGCCATATATTGTCAAAATGCtagtggggttttttttttacagcattataattatttgtaaataatGTACATACGATGGAAATAAAGTGGATGATCatgttattgagtttttttttttttttcgtttaactATGAAGAAAGTGATTAAACCAATAATTTCACTCTTAATCTTTTGTTGTTAACTAGCCTGGCATCTCTGATTTTCCTTCAATGCTAGCTACTGGTCTCAACAAGGATTTCTCGTTACCCTGCACATATAAGAATTTATATACTTCTGCTCATATCCATAGGGGAAAAAAGGGCAACTTTATGCATGGATGTACTCATATAGTTTACACTAAAGCAGTTGTATACTTTATACTATCAACGCTGAAGTGTTGAACACTACCAGATTAATAGTTTCATTGATGGAATTCTTTgttgatatttatattaatattttattgatagatTCATGAATGGAAACGATCCATTAAATAACACTTGTTGATAATTTCTAGTTTGTTAATACAAAtctatcattaataataataaaaaaaaaaaaccgatagCTTTACTCGTGTGATGCCCTCTTCAAGACACgagtaatataaaatttcatcgAAGGCTTGATGCCCCCTTCTATATTACTCGTGTCTTGGAGAGTATTGATTGTGCTACAAAATAATCAGCAACTTTCTTAAGTGGCTGGTATATACTTGATAATAAGATATTCCAAGAATGATGTTATATATTCATTAGATACAGTGCCACTTGTGGCGTGGCAAGGATATGCCTCCGTAGTCTGAGCtgagaagataaataaaacttgaatgCGCACAGGCTCCATCAATCTTTTTAAGAACTTGTCACCTCATCATCATTCAACAGATATTCCAGAGAAGAAATGCACTTGAACAGGATGCTTTCACTAATATAATTGCACCTTAAGCAACAGTCTTAATCATGATATCTCTCATCTTGATATGCCCATCAGCTTTAGTTCTTCGTGCGAGCAAGTTATCAGTTCTAAAAAACACTGCAGCCCTGGTCAATTCACCTCAGAACCTCCCGACCAGCGACCGGCTGATCAGAATTAAGATCTTTTGGTATGCCCCCTTAAAACATAATGGATTAATGGCCTCTTTATTTACTCTTTTGGATTTGATTCAGTTTCTTTTAGAACAATAAATTTGGTTTAATTGTTTCTATTGATGATTAAAAGTTTCTGCAATGCCactgtttttttccccttcatgaAAAGCTCACAGATTGTGCTAGTAACGATAAAGCCAAGGGAATAACCACTTCTTTTACAGGAAAATATTACTTCTTGATATGTAAAGCTAGCTAGAACTGATCAGAATAATTAATTAGCTAGATTGGAAACAAAACCGGACATTGACAATTTCATATCCCTGACAGGGAGTGCATGATTTAACTAAAGAAATAATACCCAAGTGTGTGTGCAACCACTGGTCAGTACATTGCCAAAGTCCAAAGCTTTCATGTCACCATGAGCTTGATTGagaagattttattttgaaagaatgTCTTTGCAAatacagaaaaagaaataataatctAATTGATCGTTTTATAATTAATCTTGACTTGATGGCGACATGCCGATAGACCTCAAATTCAACATATGTAACAATCAAGATTCGATGTTTGATAATGAGTTGAAAAATGTTATCATCAAAAagttaattacaatttttattcaGTGGATAAGAAAATACCAAGCCATCAAGTGTGAGCAAGAAGTTGTTCCTACCAAGTTGAACAATCATGATAAAAGGGTTTGTGTCAATGTGAATTTTCTTAAGAGACAAGCCAGGGCAAATCTTGCAATATAAAAATTGCTTATGAAGTCACATAATTATACCAAACGTTTGCCCCTAACAATTCACCTTAAAGTTGGGGAGGGAAAGGGCAAAAAAGATTCATGTGCCGTCCCTGGATCTTCATTGATACATGTACACCGTGATGTAAATCGTAATGGGAAGATGCTTTTAGCAGCAAGGGCGTGGCGTTGGGGTTCGTCTTGTTGGAAACCACCATGGCTCTTGGTACTTCTTAGAAAACCATGGTACTCGATCGTGAATATAAACCTCGTGAcaagaatattgttttttttttttttactggaaagGAGTAGGGAAGTATGATCTCAAcggaaataagaaaaatctcaAGGAAAAGATTCAGACGATCGAGTGCTTAAAAAGGTGTGGAGGATGTGAAGACCCTGCACGTAAGATTCTGATCAAGCTCCACTGAATAGTGTTATTGGCCTTAAAAAATGAGTGATTGCGAAGTGGAATGTTGAATCATGAGCTAGAATTGTGTGTATGTTTCGAtatgctttttatatatatatataaaaaaacacaatttagcTGATGCTGCAGCAGCTTTCAAGAGTTtttctgaaaaaacaaaagagtccACATTATATAACGAGGGAAAGGTGCCCATCCCCTATCTCCGTGATGTGTATGCACCATCTAATTGTAATGTTATGGGACTCTACAGTCATGTGAAGAGCGCAGAGTTTGGACAGAACTGAAAAGAACCATTAAGTACCACCAAACACACCAATAAAAATCGAAAGTAGTGAGGATGCTAACATGACAAGAAAGGTAAGTTTATCTGACCAATTAATAGAATATCATAAAGAATTTGATATGGCTATACAGTACCCATGCCAAGATACTACCTTAAAGAAATGGTTATGATACATTTCTGCTGTAATTAGGGTTATTTTTTGTGCAAGATCACTGGTCATTTTGGACTCACTTCTGACCACAACAACAGTAATAATTAAGGAGAGCCTTCTGTTGTAAACTGCTAGATTCAGGACTCGAAACCTATGGGTCTCTGGCATGAACTGTTGTGTCTCGGGACATCATGAGATCACAGATGACTCGAGGAACAAAATTGTTTGGGTTACCAAATAATAATAGTTCTCAAGCCTGCTTCGGTCCGTTAGACAAGCACGAACCTGGACCTAAGGCCAGATTGGAGTAGGAACCTCGACCCAAGGCTCGATTGGATGTTTAATTGGACTGTTCATATCATCGATTCGGCCAAAATCTGGTgggatcaaatattttttttaaaaataataatttccttGATGATTTGTGTGAAGCCAATGTTAAACTTCTAAAATCTtgtcactatatatatatatatatatatatatatatatatatatatatatatatatatagctattgACAAGATTCTACTCCTATCTATAATCAAATTAGAGttcataataatttaatcaaaattagataattaattcatcataataattaaatatactaagaaaatgtgttttttataatgTCACACGTATACAACGCGCGACGATTATCCTCTCATGCGTTGGTATTTGGGTAATCAGGAAATGAAAGAGACAAAgatttcttgtcttttatatgtggaaagagagaatgagagtcgtcatctagtattttgatcattagaaaccctaactagttTTAAAGATTGGGTATGGGAATTGATTGTGTAAAAGAAAGATACTAGCACCCAAAATACGctttacctaaggtaagctacattgtttaattgtttaatgtatgctaaggtgttattgtgttttttaattgttagtctgtctaaggtttaagaaaagtccttctcggtaaggagattcttatcttatcaggtaaaaatCTAACCATTCTAGtgtctatataaataaaaactatatttttaatatcgcgaatacattttacgtataaatttataatctcaGATACTAAAAGGTTTTCAACTTTAAACAAGAATATTGATGCAATAACGAATTTCGATTTCAATCAAGAATATTGATGCAATAACAATTTTAACTCTAAACAAGTGACACTTAAAACACTTGAGAAAACCTTTCTAAATACTATTTAAGTGGTTTGATAATTATCCATCTACAAGTATTGTGATAGGTTTGATCCTGAAACTATAAAAGGATTGAGCTTGATCTTTGCCTACAAAAGAATTTGGTTAAATCTGGACCTACAAAAGGGATGGGaaaggtttttaattttgaacttgTGAAAAAAATTGTGTAAAAGTTTGGTATCACTCGGGAAAAAGACTATGTATGATAGTAAACACTTGAATTGTGACTCAAGGAGAAGAGTAGGCGATTGTCCGAACCTCTATTAAAATCTTAGCACACACTCTTGACTCTATTTCCTTACCTATTGTGTTGATTATTTTGGTGTACCTTTAAGTTTGCTTCCATTATTATTTAAGCTCATTTGTATTTTGATATATCTTTAAGTTTATTTGTATTTACCGTTAGGTTAtgcaatatattattttaagtcaaGATAATTGGCAACCTAATTCAGCCCCTCTTCGCCTAGACTTTCACCTTTCACTTATGTTATGCTTTCACAATGTTAATTCAATTATACTCGGACAAAATTCAAACACATAGTAGCCTTTCATTTATACTCTTGCTTTCACAATGTTCATACAATAACATTTCATTTGTGCTCTGTGTTCACAATGTTAATTAATGAAGTATCGTATATTTTAACAACCAAATTCATTTACACTtaaacttttcattttatagcctttttgttatggtttatgaattttatatttggcTTGCAAAGTAGTATCTAGAAATATACTACACGAAGGCATTCGTTAGTCCTGATTAAAAAGGAAGCAAATAAagcttcattttttaaaaaataaaaataaataatggagGTATGCTTTctacaagagaaattaaaagccTTTTCTAGTAAGTGGTATTTGGAGTTTCTTTTTCtgttaaaatcaattttttttattaacataagtgtccgggtcagtttgtgcgtacctcgactaatcccacgggtcttgaagttaacgaccatataagcttTTAGTGactatcatattagcaactacaTGGCTCGAACCTAAGATCATAGGAGAGCAAACTCCTTGtctcaattttttatcattggaTTACCTACTATTAaaaatcctttctttttattataagatGTAATAGTTTTCTTTACTGCTGACGGATGCAAACGATTTTGGCTTGTGAAAGTATGTTCACTCACAAGAAATgttttatcataatatttttaacatgattaaattaacctattttaattaattttttctttaatttatcatcttcatgATGAAATCCCAATAATCTCTCCACTTCTCATAATGCTTTCGTACGTGgtcaactttaaaaaattaattttataaacaccAATACCAATGTTATTATCCTCTTTCATTTTTGCTCTTTATTCTTCATATCTCGGAGATACTCTTTAACTTTTGCCAAAAACTCTTAAATCATCTCATGGAGTAATGCCATCACTTGAAATATCTTGTTAAACTAAAGGGACTATGTTGTA from the Populus nigra chromosome 1, ddPopNigr1.1, whole genome shotgun sequence genome contains:
- the LOC133699772 gene encoding MYB-like transcription factor ODO1; amino-acid sequence: MGRQPCCDKLGVKKGPWTAEEDKKLINFILTNGQCCWRAVPKLAGLRRCGKSCRLRWTNYLRPDLKRGLLTEAEEQLVIDLHARLGNRWSKIAARLPGRTDNEIKNHWNTHIKKKLLKRGIDPVTHEPLHKEARPEESSSSHADILPESSNNNVMQENDGIVINSDDNPRSPTENSSSPEDSILLDSICNDEMLLNSLWMDEPPLVDASWNNIIPPAAANTNDDTGYPSWEENYTWLSDCQDFGVHDFGLECFDSMELSALSTLEMEHKH